The proteins below come from a single Miscanthus floridulus cultivar M001 chromosome 1, ASM1932011v1, whole genome shotgun sequence genomic window:
- the LOC136489257 gene encoding ATP-dependent 6-phosphofructokinase 5, chloroplastic-like gives MALAPMEYTGSFSSGQKHLGRFGVPTSSRLRWVGYDRKSRTDQLVARAISVDQPQLDFTNPDWKKQFQEDFDKRFSLPHLRDVIDVEPRPTTFSLKSRTPLENVNGTMQESWNGYVNDDDRALLKVIKFASPTSAGADCIDPDCSWIEQWVHRAGPRKQIYFETQYVKAGIVSCGGLCPGLNDVIRQIVLTLEKYGVKNIVGIQHGFRGFFEDHLSEVPLSRHVVQNINLAGGSFLGVSRGGANISDIVDSIQARRLDMLFVLGGNGTHAGANAIHDECRKRKLQVSIVCVPKTIDNDILLMDKTFGFDTAVEAAQRAINSAYIEAHSAFHGIGLVKLMGRSSGFITMHASLSSGQVDICLIPEVPFTLDGPNGVLQHLEHLIETKGFALVCVAEGAGQEYFQKSNATDASGNMVLSDIGVHLQQKIKSHFKDIRVHSDVKYIDPTYMLRAVRANASDAILCTVLGQNAVHGAFAGFSGITTGVRNTHNVYLPIPEVIKSTRFVDPNSRMWHRCLTSTGQPDFH, from the exons ATGGCACTAGCGCCAATGGAGTACACTGGTTCGTTTAGTTCAGGCCAGAAGCACCTGGGCCGTTTCGGAGTACCCACCAGCAGTAGATTGCGATGGGTGGGATATGACAGGAAATCTAGGACAGATCAGTTGGTTGCTAGAGCCATATCTGTGGATCAACCGCAACTAGACTTCACAAATCCAGACTGGAAGAAGCAGTTTCAAGAGGATTTCGATAAGCGCTTCAGCTTGCCACACTTGAGAGATGTAATTGATGTGGAACCGAGGCCAACTACTTTTTCTCTCAAGAGCAG GACCCCTCTTGAGAATGTGAATGGTACCATGCAAGAATCATGGAACGGCTATGTGAATGATGATGACAGAGCACTTCTGAAG GTTATTAAGTTTGCCTCACCAACTTCTGCTGGAGCTGACTGCATTGACCCTGATTGTAGCTGGATTGAACAATG GGTGCACCGTGCTGGTCCACGCAAACAAATATATTTCGAGACTCAATATGTGAAGGCTGGGATTGTATCGTGTGGTGGGCTCTGCCCTGGTCTCAATGATGTCATTCGGCAG ATTGTGCTTACACTTGAAAAATATGGGGTGAAAAACATTGTTGGGATACAGCATGGGTTCCGTGGATTTTTTGAGGATCACTTATCAGAAGTGCCG CTTTCTAGGCATGTAGTCCAAAATATCAATCTTGCTGGTGGTAGCTTCTTAGGAGTCTCTCGCGGTGGTGCAAACATTTCAGACATTGTTGACAGTATTCAG GCTAGGAGGCTTGATATGCTCTTTGTACTTGGTGGAAATGGAACACATGCTGGAGCTAATGCTATACATGATGAG TGCCGCAAGAGAAAACTGCAGGTATCGATTGTATGTGTCCCCAAAACTATTGACAATGACATATTACTGATGGACAAGACCTTTGGATTTGATACTGCAGTGGAAGCTGCACAAAGAGCTATCAACTCTGCATACATTGAG GCACATTCTGCATTTCATGGCATTGGATTGGTCAAGCTGATGGGAAGAAGCAGCGGCTTCATCACAATGCATGCCTCCCTGTCAAGTGGCCAAGTAGATATCTGTCTGATACCTGAG GTACCATTCACTCTTGATGGACCGAACGGAGTTCTTCAACATCTCGAGCACTTGATAGAGACCAAGGGATTTGCTCTGGTTTGCGTTGCTGAAGGAGCAGGACAG GAATATTTTCAAAAGTCAAATGCAACTGATGCATCAGGGAACATGGTTCTTAGTGACATTGGTGTCCACCTTCAGCAGAAG ATCAAGTCCCATTTCAAGGATATAAGAGTCCATTCTGATGTCAAGTATATTGATCCCACATACATGCTCCGCGCTGTGCGTGCCAATGCATCTGATGCCATCCTGTGCACCGTGCTTGGTCAGAATGCT GTTCACGGTGCCTTTGCGGGTTTTAGCGGCATCACAACCGGGGTGCGCAACACACACAATGTTTACTTGCCGATACCAGAAGTCATCAAATCCACGAGGTTTGTCGATCCAAACAGTCGGATGTGGCACCGGTGCCTGACCTCAACCGGGCAGCCAGACTTCCATTGA